Sequence from the Brevundimonas diminuta genome:
CTTCAATACGCCCGCGCCCTGATCGTCGCTGGAGGAGGTGGTGGTGATGCGGACCGAGTTGTCGCCGTCGCAGGCGGCAAGGCTGGCGCTGAGGGCTAGATAAAGCAGGATATGACGCATGGTCGAACCTCTCTTGGCCTCCATTCTGCCCGCTGCGGCCGCGTGATCCAGTGAAATCGCGGTAATCACCGGATCAGCCGCCGGGGCGCGAGCCTTCGCGGCGGTTCAGGAAGGCCAGGCGTTCGAACAGATGGACGTCCTGTTCGTTCTTCAGCAGCGCGCCATGCAGCGGCGGGATCAGCTTGTTCGGTGTCTTCTCACGCAGGGTCTCGGCGTCGATATCCTCGACCAGCAGCAGCTTCAGCCAATCCAGAAGCTCCGAGGTGGACGGCTTCTTCTTCAGGCCCGGCGTGTCGCGGATTTCGTAGAAGGTCTTCAAAGCCTCGGAAACGAGGCGCGGTTTGATGCCGGGGAAGTGCACGTCGACGATAGCCGACAGGGTATCGGCGTCGGGGAAGCGAATGAAGTGGAAGAAGCAGCGCCGCAGGAAGGCGTCGGGCAGTTCCTTTTCATTGTTGGAGGTGATGATGACGATGGGGCGCACCTCGGCGCGGATCGTCTCGCCCGTTTCCTGGACGTAGAACTCCATTCGGTCGAGTTCTTGCAGTAGGTCGTTCGGAAACTCGATGTCGGCCTTGTCGATCTCGTCGATCAGCAGGACGGGGCGGGCAGGGGCGGTAAAGGCCTCCCACAGCTTGCCCTTCTTCAGATAGTTGCGGACGTCATGGACGCGCTCCTCGCCCAGCTGGCTGTCGCGCAGTCGGCTGACGGCGTCATATTCATACAGGCCATTATGGGCCTTGGTCGTGGATTTGACGTGCCAGG
This genomic interval carries:
- a CDS encoding AAA family ATPase; translation: MSRFEGTDRYIATTDLKVAVNAAVALERPLLIKGEPGTGKTVLAYEIAKAFDAPLITWHVKSTTKAHNGLYEYDAVSRLRDSQLGEERVHDVRNYLKKGKLWEAFTAPARPVLLIDEIDKADIEFPNDLLQELDRMEFYVQETGETIRAEVRPIVIITSNNEKELPDAFLRRCFFHFIRFPDADTLSAIVDVHFPGIKPRLVSEALKTFYEIRDTPGLKKKPSTSELLDWLKLLLVEDIDAETLREKTPNKLIPPLHGALLKNEQDVHLFERLAFLNRREGSRPGG